Proteins encoded together in one Oncorhynchus nerka isolate Pitt River linkage group LG19, Oner_Uvic_2.0, whole genome shotgun sequence window:
- the bud13 gene encoding BUD13 homolog, with protein sequence MAASTNDSKGASLSKSEYLKRYLSADGDAKKSREKKAKKKCIKATGKGMKIVDDDVDWKQLAGEEKGNEEEEEEEEAPVVAEVIDERPDEIKRLEAFRTSNKWRVMGADEEVPEEEEQRVRHDSPEPLSLRKQRHDSPEPLSLRKQRHDSPEPLSLRKQRHDSPEPLSLRKQRHDSPEPLSLRKQRHDSPEPLSLRKQRHDSPDVSPHRRIGHESPDASLRRLKPSVPPSSSSSSQPPHRTHSRDSSPSRKKAKSSSSARVGQRSSGSEQSPPRRRAQNGPGSDSDQSPPRKRTQMGGASDSDQSPPRRRRKGGQNCDSDQSPPRRRTHGGRGSDSDLSPPRRPDQSQSRSMLSGAAAGLVSVEVLRREQEENRRRDKINQPLEDASRNAETVFRDKSGKRRDIETEREEQRRKAGEKAEKDLKYAQWGKGVAQGQMQLQNVEDALKESQKPLARSCDDQDLDRMLREQEREGDPMLAMMRRKKDRDSKLRGVKEKPRYKGPAPPPNRFNIPPGYRWDGVDRSNGFEQKRYTRMADKKAVQEMAYKWSVEDM encoded by the exons ATGGCTGCGTCCACGAATGACAGTAAAGGAGCGTCTCTCTCCAAATCCGAGTATCTGAAACGTTATTTATCTGCAGATGGAGACGCCAAGAAGTCAAGGGAGAAGAAGGCTAAAAAGAAATGCATTAAAGCTACAGGAAAAGG GATGAAGATAGTAGATGACGATGTGGATTGGAAACAGCTGGCCGGCGAGGAGAAGGGGaacgaagaggaggaggaagaggaggaggcgcCAGTG GTTGCTGAGGTGATAGACGAGCGTCCAGATGAGATCAAACGCCTGGAAGCCTTCAGGACCAGCAACAAATGGAGAGTGATGGGAG CTGATGAAGAGGTcccagaggaggaggaacagagagttCGACACGATTCGCCAGAGCCCCTGTCACTCAGAAAGCAGCGTCATGATTCGCCAGAGCCCCTGTCACTCAGAAAGCAGCGTCATGATTCGCCAGAGCCCCTGTCACTCAGAAAGCAGCGTCATGATTCGCCAGAGCCCCTGTCACTCAGAAAGCAGCGTCATGATTCGCCAGAGCCCCTGTCACTCAGAAAGCAGCGTCATGATTCGCCAGAGCCCCTGTCACTCAGAAAGCAGCGTCATGATTCGCCGGACGTCTCTCCACATAGGAGGATTGGACATGAATCCCCCGATGCGTCTCTTCGTAGACTGAAGCCTAGCGttcctccatcatcatcatcatcatcccaacCCCCCCACAGGACACACAGCAGAG ATTCATCTCCGTCCAGGAAAAAAGCAAAGTCTTCGTCGTCTGCTCGTGTTGGCCAGCGCTCTTCAGGGTCTGAACAATCCCCACCCAGGAGGCGGGCTCAGAACGGGCCCGGCTCAGACTCAGACCAATCACCTCCAAGGAAAAGGACGCAGATGGGAGGGGCCTCTGATTCTGACCAATCACCGCCCAGGAGAAGGCGAAAGGGAGGGCAGAACTGTGATTCTGACCAATCGCCCCCTAGGAGGCGAACCCATGGTGGCAGGGGCTCAGACTCTGACCTCTCCCCCCCTCGTAGGCCTGACCAATCACAG tctcgGAGCATGCTGTCAGGAGCCGCAGCAGGACTGGTATCAGTGGAGGTTCTAagaagagaacaggaggagaaccGACGCAGAGACAAGATCAACCAGCCGCTAGAAG ATGCGTCTCGAAATGCGGAGACTGTGTTCAGAGATAAGAGTGGGAAGCGGAGAGAcatcgagacagagagagaggagcagaggaggaaggctggagagaaggcagagaaagaCCTGAAATATGCCCAGTGGGGGAAAGg ggtggccCAGGGCCAGATGCAGCTGCAGAATGTTGAGGATGCGTTGAAGGAATCCCAGAAGCCTCTAGCACGTTCCTGTGATGACCAGGACCTGGACAGGATgttgagagagcaggagagagagggagaccccaTGTTGGCCATGATGAGACGCAAAAAGGACAGAGACAGCAAACTACGAGGAGTCAAag agAAGCCTCGCTACAAAGGCCCGGCTCCGCCCCCAAACCGCTTCAACATTCCACCAGGTTACCGTTGGGACGGAGTGGACAG gtcgaATGGTTTTGAACAGAAGCGATACACCAGGATGGCTGATAAGAAGGCTGTGCAGGAGATGGCCTACAAGTGGAGTGTGGAAGATatgtag
- the btg4 gene encoding protein BTG4 isoform X1, with translation MKEEIAAAVFFVARLAKRHGSLDAESREEFAAALTSALFDTYKTHWYPHTPVKGQAYRCLRMNRAQLRDPVLERACLRSAVCYEDLGLPREMTIWVDPGEVSCRYGERSVPFCVMQLQGCHQGDKEFSRRIHNAVERAASDIQSGCSDEEDGDTSMSSSCSSLSAPCPANNPKPKTIPTVSNPNSVYQVTNQFSEFTPVPPPPAWAAYSNRRAFPGDGYPPHGPPSGGLFAQQHSSQFQPPKGIKPYRATSSFTGPRQDKYHWVSKNRS, from the exons ATGAAGGAAGAGATTGCAGCAGCAGTGTTCTTCGTTGCTCGGCTGGCGAAGCGCCATGGTAGTTTAGATGCTGAAAGCAGAGAGGAGTTTGCTGCTGCCCTCACATCAGCCCTGTTTGACACCTACAAGACCCACTGGTACCCTCACACACCTGTCAAGGGACAGGCCTACCG GTGCCTGCGTATGAACCGAGCTCAGCTGAGGGACCCTGTGTTGGAGAGGGCGTGTTTACGGAGTGCTGTCTGTTACGAGGACCTGGGGTTGCCACGGGAGATGACAATCTGGGTCGACCCTGGAGAGGTGTCCTGCAG GTACGGAGAGCGCAGCGTTCCCTTCTGTGTGATGCAGCTGCAGGGCTGTCACCAGGGTGACAAGGAGTTTTCCCGACGTATACATAACGCAGTGGAACGGGCCGCCTCCGACATCCAATCAG GCTGCTCCGACGAGGAGGACGGGGACACCAGCATGAGTAGCAGCTGCAGCAGCCTATCCGCTCCCTGCCCTGCCAACAACCCGAAACCCAAAACCATCCCAACAGTCAGCAACCCCAACAGTGTCTACCAAGTAACTAACCAG TTCAGTGAGTTTACTCCAGTGCCACCCCCTCCGGCCTGGGCAGCTTACTCCAACAGAAGGGCCTTCCCTGGGGATGGCTACCCCCCCCACGGCCCCCCCTCTGGAGGTCTGTTCGCCCAGCAGCACAGCAGCCAGTTCCAGCCTCCTAAAGGAATCAAACCCTACAGAGCCACCTCCTCCTTCACTGGGCCCAGGCAGGACAAGTACCACTGGGTCAGCAAGAACCGCTCCTAG